One genomic window of Bacillus mycoides includes the following:
- the ahpF gene encoding alkyl hydroperoxide reductase subunit F, with the protein MILDADIKTQLSQYLQLMENDILLKVSAGDDNVSKDMLSLVDELATMSSKITVEKVELERTPSFSVNRPGEDTGVVFAGIPLGHEFTSLVLALLQVSGRAPKVEQKLIDQIKNIQGEYHFESYISLSCHNCPDVVQALNVMSVLNSGITHTMIDGAAFKEEVESKDIMAVPTVYLNGESFGSGRMTLEEILAKMGNGPDASELSDKDPYDVLVVGGGPAGASAAIYAARKGIRTGIVAERFGGQVMDTMGIENFISVKRTEGPKLVASLEEHVKEYDIDVMNLQRAKRLEKKELIEVELENGAILKSKSVIVSTGARWRNVGVPGEAEFKNKGVAYCPHCDGPLFIGKDVAVIGGGNSGIEAAIDLAGIVKHVTVLEFMPELKADAVLQERLNSLPNVTVLKNVQTKEITGTDKVNGISYIDRETEEVHHVELQGVFVQIGLVPNTDWLGETVERVRGEIVTDKHGATNVPGVFGAGDCTNNPYKQIIISMGSGANAALGAFDYLIRN; encoded by the coding sequence ATGATACTAGATGCAGATATAAAAACACAACTATCCCAATACCTTCAGTTAATGGAGAACGATATTTTACTTAAAGTAAGCGCAGGAGACGATAACGTATCTAAAGATATGTTATCTCTAGTAGATGAATTAGCTACTATGTCATCTAAGATTACAGTAGAAAAAGTTGAACTAGAGAGAACACCAAGCTTTAGCGTAAATCGCCCTGGCGAAGACACTGGTGTCGTATTTGCTGGTATTCCATTAGGACACGAATTTACTTCATTAGTGTTAGCTTTACTACAAGTTAGTGGACGTGCTCCAAAAGTTGAACAAAAATTAATCGATCAAATCAAAAACATTCAAGGCGAATATCATTTTGAATCTTATATCAGCCTAAGTTGTCATAACTGTCCTGATGTTGTACAAGCTCTTAACGTGATGAGCGTTCTAAACTCTGGTATTACACATACTATGATTGATGGCGCTGCATTCAAAGAGGAAGTAGAAAGCAAAGACATCATGGCAGTACCAACTGTTTACCTAAACGGTGAATCTTTCGGAAGCGGTCGTATGACACTTGAAGAAATTTTAGCTAAAATGGGTAACGGTCCAGATGCATCAGAGCTTTCTGATAAAGATCCATACGATGTTCTTGTTGTTGGTGGCGGCCCAGCTGGTGCAAGTGCAGCAATTTATGCAGCACGTAAAGGCATCCGCACTGGTATCGTTGCTGAGCGCTTCGGCGGTCAAGTAATGGATACTATGGGTATTGAGAACTTCATCAGCGTAAAACGCACTGAAGGTCCTAAGCTAGTAGCAAGCCTTGAAGAGCACGTAAAAGAATACGACATCGATGTAATGAATCTACAACGTGCGAAACGTTTAGAGAAAAAAGAACTTATTGAAGTGGAACTTGAAAACGGCGCTATTCTGAAAAGTAAGAGCGTAATCGTTTCAACAGGTGCTCGCTGGCGTAATGTTGGCGTACCGGGTGAAGCTGAGTTCAAAAACAAAGGTGTAGCATACTGCCCACACTGTGACGGTCCATTATTCATCGGAAAAGATGTAGCGGTTATCGGCGGAGGTAACTCTGGTATTGAAGCAGCTATCGACTTAGCAGGTATTGTTAAGCACGTAACTGTTCTTGAATTCATGCCAGAATTAAAAGCTGATGCTGTATTACAAGAACGTCTTAACAGCTTACCTAACGTAACTGTTCTGAAAAACGTTCAAACGAAGGAAATCACTGGTACTGACAAAGTAAACGGTATTTCTTACATCGATCGTGAAACTGAAGAAGTACATCATGTTGAATTACAAGGTGTATTCGTTCAAATCGGTCTTGTGCCAAACACAGACTGGTTAGGTGAAACAGTTGAACGCGTTCGCGGTGAAATCGTAACAGACAAGCACGGCGCTACAAACGTACCAGGAGTGTTTGGTGCAGGTGACTGTACAAATAATCCGTACAAACAAATCATCATCTCTATGGGTTCAGGTGCAAATGCAGCTTTAGGCGCATTTGATTACTTAATCCGTAACTAA